The sequence GAAGTTGATACTTCCAATCAGTGTGAAGCTATATTTCTCGAGTCTTTCTTCATAAGCCTCTTGAGGAATAATAAATTTGGTATTGGAACCATAGTGAATGGGATTTGGGAGTTCATCCTCCTTTGGTAAGATACTTCCAACAATCCTCGCATAGGACTCGGGGATTGAAGCAGCACCGACGTTTGGTCCATGGACGACAGGAGCGTTCACCGCCGGCGTAGGGGGAGATCCATCAAGATCCTGTCCATAGCCTAAAATTCTTTCTTTTGAGATTTCGCCACCACCTTTGCTGATTATTTTTCCGGTTCCTTGTTTTCAACCAAAAAATCAGGCTAGATCAGAGTAACGCATTCATCAACGATGTGGCGGTAGTTCCAAAGGTGAGTGAACTTAAGGAAGAAAACTCTAAGTTAAACTCCACCCTTTGCATCTTTACCCAAGGGCAAAGGAACCTTGACAACCTCCTTGGATCTCAAAGAAAAGGTCCTAATAACAGAGAAGGACTGAGTTATGATGGACATAATCCATCTAGgacaaaagaaaagcaaaatgagaatccaagaaggagTGACCAAGgtaaccaaccatccacctcttatGTCAAATGTGGCTTTTGTAAGAAAATAGGGCATTCTATAAACCAATGCAATGCtaggaaaagaaagaccacaaaCTTTCAAAATGAGAGACCAAGAACCAAAGTTAACCATGCTTACTACTACACACCccaaagaaggcaatataggcctcaagaGGACTCTAGAACTATGCCTGGATATAGAAGAACCCAACCACAAAGGGGTTACTCAAATGAAAGGACCCAAAGGCAATACCAAGGCTATAGGAACTACCCTCAAGAGTCCTATAGACCTCATGAGATATACCAACCCCAAAGGTCCTATAGACCTCAAAGGTACTATGCTCCTCAAAGACCAAATGGGTCATTTGAGTCTCAAAGGACTCAAAGAAACTCAAGGACATctcaaaggcagaaccaaagacctaaaaagtacaaGACCACTTAGGTCCCAGTCGGAACATTCGACACTAACAATGAcagacccatgagattatggggaccaatgtacgactGAACTGCTGTTGTAGgtatgcttgaagaataaggtggaagccgAGTGGAtaatcgacagtggatgctccaaataGATGACATCCAATAAGAACTTATTCTCAATCTTACGGGACTACGACGGTcaatgggtctcctttggagataaCAGAGGAAAAATCGCTGAAATTGGAAACACAAAACTATGAGGTATTTCCATTTCTAATGTTTATTATGTGAAAAATCTTAATTATAACCTTCTGAGTGTAAGTTAGCTATGTGGTATTAGATATAAACTAGACTTTGATGTTTCTCACTATTATATTAAAGATACAAATAATGATCTCATCTTAAAAGGATTTAGGAAGaacaatatttatgtttgtatgCTTGAGGAAACAGGCCCCTTGAATGCAtgtttggtttctaaccatagtgaacctcattatggcatagaagacttagacatgtaaatgtcaagttaatCCGAACCATTGCATACAAGGATCTTGCTAGAAACCTTCTTAAGATCAAATATGCAAAAATTAATGAacattgtttcttcttcaagaCCATTAGAACTCCTTCATTTAGATTTGTTTGGACATATTAATGTATCTAGTATGAATGAAAAATCTTATACTTTTTCTAATTGTGGATGATTACTCTAGATACACATGGACTGTTtttctcaaaaacaaaaatgacgCCTTTGATGAGTTTGTAACTTAACgtaaaagattacaaaatcagAAAAGTTATACAGTAACCTCTGTGAGTAGTGACCAtagaggagaatttgacaagaACTGACTTATAGTGTAATAAATATGGAATTAACCATAACTTCTCTGCTTTTAGaacacctcaatctaatggggttgttGAAACGAAAAATAGGTCACTACAAGAGATGGCTAGGACAATGCTTAATGAGTATTCCTTGCCTAaatacttttgggctgaagctatGAATACAACTTGCTATGTGCTAAATAGAATAATTCTCAAACCTTTGCTTTCCAAGACCCCATATGAGTTGTACTTTGGTAAACTGCCAAAGGTGGACTACTTTAGGGTATTTGATTGTAAGTGtttcatcctaaacactaaaaaccatcttggaaaatttgatgcaaaatctgatgaaggaatattcttaggatattctTTCAACAGTAGAGCATATAGAGTCTTtaataaaaatgcattaatggttgaagaatccatgaatgttagatttgatgaatcattgcCTAATGACTTGAATAAATCtcttattgatgatgatgatactaTGTTTGATGATATAAAGAACAAGGTAAATGATGTTTCTCTTGATGATTCCAAGGTAAAAACAAAAGGAATTACTATCGAAAAAGTAGAAACACTTCCTAAGGAAGTTATTCCACATAGGAATCaccccttagaaaacatcataggggatctagatggagaaatccaaactagacctaAATCCCAAGAGATATGTAACcatactgcatttatctcaaggattaAACCCAAGAatatagaagaagcactaaaagataGTGATTGGATTGTTGCTATGCAAGAAGAGATttaccagtttgaaagaagcaaggtatgggaactagtgccaaaacctgaccaccacaccatcattggtgccaaGTGGGTTTTtcgtaataaactggatgaataTAGAAACATAGTAAGGAACAAAGCTAGATTAGtagccaaagggtataatcagcaagaaggaatagactatgatgaaacctatacACCTGTAGCAAGACTAGaatccattagaatgctactcgcttttgcatgccataagaattttaaattatatcaaatggatataaaaagtgccttcttgaatggttaCATTCAAGAGGAGGTGTACATAGCTCAACCCCCtggttttgaaaatccaaagtttccaaaccatgttttcaaacttgagaaagccctcCATGGACTAAAACAagctcctagagcttggtatgaaaAATTGAGTAGTTTCTTAATTGAAAGTGGCTTCTAAAGAGGGAAGATTGACACTACCTTATTTGtaaagaacaagaaagaagacaTACTGATTGTTCAGATTTATATAGAcgatatcatctttggctcaaccaatgaaAACATGTGTACTGATTTTAGTAAAAAGATGAGcattgaatttgaaatgagtatgatgggacaATTGAACTTCTTCCTAGGACTTTAGATTGAATAGACTAATAATGGTATTTTTATAAACCAAAgtaagtacaccaaggagcttctgaagaaatttgacattaacagtaaaaatTCTTCAGATTCTCCGATGAGTTCATCCTTGAAACTCACCAAGGATGATGATGGCATTTATGAGGATGTTACTAGATATAGAGGAatgattgggagccttctataCCTAACGGCAAGTAGACCGGATATCATGTATAgcgtatgtgcatgtgctcgattTTAAGtcgatcctaagaaatctcacctcactgctgtaaaaagaatttttaaatatttgaaaagcacgTGTGATGTGGGATTATGGTATcctaaaaaccaaccccttgacttagtTAGTTTTTCAGACACTGACTTTCCAGGTTGCCATatcgacagaaaaagtaccaatGGTACCTGTCACTTCCTTGGCTCTTGCCTTGtttcttggtttagcaagaaacaaaacttcaTTGCTTTATCCACCACCGAATCTGAATACGTCATGGCAAGTAGGTATTGTGCCCAAATCCTTCGGATaaagcaaactctccaagaccTAGAAGTGAAGATCGAATCATGTCCAATTTATGTGCAATAACATCAGTGCAATTAACTTGAGTAAGAACCCTATTTttcactcaagggcaaagcacatagATATTTGACACCACTTTCTGGAAGATACCATTTAGAATGGTGATGTCTCCCTTGAGTACATCAAAACCAAGAAACAACTTgcagatatcttcactaaacctcTAGGTGAAGAAAGGTTTTGTACcttaaggaaggagcttggaaTTCGCAACCAATTTGGGTGAGGAAGAAATCATTTCCATTCTTGTTCAAGCCCCTGAGAGACCGAATCTGAAAGACCCCTTCAAAAATCACGTTTTTTAGGCTTTTCTGGCAAATCCTGCATATGCCGGTCGACCGCCCCTAGATCATCGGTTGACCGTTAGTTACTGAACCAGTTTTCAATCGACCACCACTGATCGAAGGTCTTTTGGTTGACCGCCTCATCTTAGCGGTCGACTGGAGCCGCCAAAAAGCTCGGACTGGGTACCTTTTAAACTCGATTTTTGAGACCCTTCTTTCATTTTAAGAAGCCCAAATTGCTAAGAACCCTATTTCGACCTCtcttctcccaaaaccctagcctaGACTCCATCTGAAACCTAAATCTACAAGATCTCATCCTTCCTTCCCAAATATCTCaagtttcttctctctttctccacatTCCCCTTCCATGGCCTCTCGACGGCCTCTCAAGGCAAAGAAATCCGCTGCTAACAAAGGGATAAGGAAGGCCTCAAGCTCTTCCAGTGGAGACAAATGGTTCTCCTCCTCTATTGCTCGTGAATGTTGGGAGATGTACATACCTCGCCTAGTAGAGTAAGGTAGAACAATCAACACCACTTCTCTCACAAGGTTCGctctcaaagaacactttgatgCTTTAGGTTGGGGGAACATCCTCAAATTAGAGACTAGGTGTTACCCACACCTTGTGAAGATGTTTTATTTCAATCTCACTGTGTTTGGTGATGATGACTCTCTCCTCCTTCAATCCTATGTGTAGGGTGTCCCTATAGACTTGGACATTACAACCCTAGGAGAAATCTTAGATATCTCTGTGGAATGACCTTTGAAATTCTACTATCCCAAAACCTACATTGAACAATTCATGGACATTGACACTATCTACTCAAGCATTATGAAGAATTATGCCAATACCCACAAGATTAAGGCAAAGGAACTGACTGACCTTGGTAGGATTGAGAACCTTATCATCTATTACAATATCCTACCTAGGGAAGGTCACCGAGATGAAGTTCCTCCTTTCCATGCTTATTTGATCTACTACATTTGTCAATTCGTAAGCATAAATCTTCCCTACATCATTCTGAAGAATATGGTGGCTTGTGGAGNNNNNNNNNNNNNNNNNNNNNNNNNNNNNNNNNNNNNNNNNNNNNNNNNNNNNNNNNNNNNNNNNNNNNNNNNNNNNNNNNNNNNNNNNNNNNNNNNNNNAAAGTGCACTGATTCTGCATAAAAAGTCAAAAATTTTAACCCGTTCCCTGTTCATAATCACAGGAAGTGCATAGAACAGACAAACTTTCAAAAGCAGATGTGGTGGAATCCCATTCATCCACACTTCAAATTTTTGCACAAGATATTTTCATCAACAAGTGGATCTTTGAAacacattttatttttgacacattaaattaagggtaatttacaatgccaccccctggagaataccaatattagagggacaccccctctctttcaccaaattggacttggaccccttgccgtcagtttATGTTAAGTGATGTTGtgaaatgaccatttttcccttatgagtaaaacaccagTATTATactattccaaaaataccctttaatCACCCTTGTCACTTATCACACTCTCTCCCTCGTTCCTTTTCCGTACCTCAACCTGTGAGTTTGGCGAGATCCAGAGTACCCGAGTTGCTGTCGCCGGCAAGTTGTGCTCATTCCGTCGACGGCGAGTGGTGCTGCCTCTGATGGTGCCCGTGCAAGTCTCCAGCTCCggtatttggatcaaaataaaGGATTTCACCGGACTCAgtttcatcttcctcctcccattCCTATTCATGGCCATGACTGTTTCATAACCTTTACCTCTCTGCGACCTCTCTGATTCAGGTCCAATGAGGTCGGATCTGTCGGTGGCGGACATGGAGGCAAAGGCCGTGCAAACATGGAGGCAGAGGTGGCGGCGAAGGCGGTGGAGAAACAGGAGGTGAGGGAGAAGGTTTGGCGCCCAGCATCGGTGACAGCGGCGAACAGCACGAACTCATGGTGGTGACGGCAGTGGCATCGACGacagaactctctctctctacatcgGAGGTTCGACAGCGGCATCTCCTGAACTGCTGTCGCCGACGCCACTGCCCCCACCGCCGTGATTGCTGTCTTGATTCTCTCTTGATTCtggtttttttaatttattataattttttatatattttctgctCTATACAGTGATCTGGGTGTTCAGATAATGCATTCTGTATGTGATGGGCATATTGACTGTAGCAATTTGCTCTCTGCTATTACAGGTAATCCCAATGCCATAGAGAGTGGTGGAGGAGTGGTGTCAGCGGCGGTGGTTTGGAAAACTCAGCCGTCAAATCTCCAGTGTAGAATCAAGAACCATAGAGAGAGTTCCGTTGCCGATGCTGCTGTTGTCACCACCGTGAGTTCGTGCTGATCGTTGCTGTCACCGATGCCGCTGCCCGCCACCGCTGTGAGTTCGTGCTGATCGCCGCTTTCACTGACGCCGCTGCCCACCACCGCTGTGAGTTTGTGCTGATCGCCACTGTCACCGATGCCGCTGGCCCCACCGCCGTGATCGTTGGTGCTTGATTTGGGAGAACGGTATAGGAACTATTGATTTGAGGATGAGACTcattacatgggcattttagggacttcacatttagtaagggcattttcgtatttcaaataaaatataatagctgacatcagcataaaaggtatattccttaactgagactgacggtagggggtctgagtctaatttggtgaaagcgagggggtgttcctataatactggcattgtCCAGGgtgtggcgctgtaaattacccttaaattaATGGTTCAACGcaattcttttaaaaaatgaGCTCTAAAACCATCAGCCTCTTGACAAGATTTCTCAAAGTAATGATTTGACCGCTAAGGTGAAATTTTAGTTtccaaacaaaagaagaatGATAATGGAACATAAACAAACTGCAGTATGAATATGCAATAGGGGTGCAACATGGACTGCTCAAGGCAAAAGCAACCGAAAGCCTCCAACCGTGCCCTAACCCATCCTGACCTTCAAAGGTGGCacaaaaatagatataaaataagGGAGCAGGATTCTAGACACCCATGGAAGGACTTCTGCTGCAGATCTTTCTCTATTCCATGTGGCATTAGTCAGTGGGATCAAAAAATGTAAGACACCATTTTTCATCATCTAAGCAGGCATTGATTTTCAAACCTTTACATAGTAAGAGACTAATTCAAAATTTGTTAGAAAAAAGTTCATATCATGGAGATATGCCATAgaaatagggaagaaaaaagagacaatTGTTGAAGCtgctgttttttgtttttggacaaTTTATCCCCAGTTTTAAACAGATCAATTTTCCCTTATTAGACAAACACAAAACAAGTCTTCAAAACTATGTCTTATTATAAATCAACTCAAATTTATGGCCCAATCAGTTAGGCTGCCTAAGCTGTCCAAAATGGCAGCCCAAACAAATTATTGGTAGCCAGGTTTTTCAAAACCCAAACTAAACACAGTAGGCTACATCAACAATTCTCATTCtctaaaatcctagatatttaGGCTGGAAATAAATTGAttgcacacacacaaaaaagaaaaaaacctgaATGGAGGATAGGAGCTTATTCTACCCTAATAAGCTTGCACAGAAAAAGAACAGAAGATGGCGTCAATTAAAGCTGAGAGGGAAGGAACTGAATCCGCAGTCTCAGAAAAAACTGCTATGACACATTAACCTCCCCTCAACTGAAATGTCACAAAATTAATACATGTTGAGGTTCTTTGGAAGGGCAacagaaaacatgataggaaCTGCTAAAAGGAATTCTAAACAAATTCTGTATTGTAGAAAGTCAACAATTCAACATGCTCAGCAGGAGATGctcaaaaggagaaaaagcAAGGGTTGTTTTGGGTGAACTTCAACTAGCATGGGAAGTAAAACAGGAAAAATATCCAAGTAGAGAAGGATGCAGAGGTTGTCATTACGTTGATCAACAATAACAGGCGATTACCATTGAGCTTTTCAATGCTTTCATAGATAGTCATTTATTCTGTAAACATTCCTAATTATATGATTTCTCCAAAGAATTATCAACAGATCCGTAGCCCATGAAATGACCTCAAGTGCACTCTTAAATTAGATAAGAGGGGAGTGGATGGGATCATTTATCCGAAAAGTTTTTCTATACAATATTTAGGGACTGATAATATTACAATAATAGAAAGAAATCAATGAATATTCAAATCATACAACACCACAAATCTAATGTACTTGTCTTAtagtttcaaaaaataattatttacaaTAAGAGAAGGTAAGTCAGTAGATACTAAAATCAATCAACACCACAAAACTCATGACTTATCTTCTAGTTTCAAATCACCAATTAGATTCCCTCTTATAACCGATCAAATGGCATTTTGGTCATATCAATTGACTATGTCTAGTTTGAAATTTTTAATTCACAAAATTGACCTAAAATGGGCTGTGCTTTTGCTAGGTGAGCAACCCAGAGAGAATCTAGAAACAAGATTCATTGAATGCTTTATCAGCCACAAGGCAGCCTAACTATTACCCAAATGTTGCAGGTAAGTTACCAACATGACCCTCAACTCATTGTCGCATGATAAGTTTCAATTCAAAAGCATTGCATGATGTAATACAATTAATGATATATAATTTCAGTCAATATCTAGATGGCTTATGAAACAATGAGAAAATATTGAATACACATTGGACCACACAGTTGAGTTTGGATCTGAAATTGGACTGATGGCCAATCCACATGGTTCCTTGATCTAACATCTAACCGTTAGAATATAAACATCAGCACACCACCATTTCCTGGTCTAACTAGATTAGTTTATAAACTCATGAGATCATGCCATTAAACATTTGAATTAGATCAGATGAACTGCTCGACTTGAATTAGAATTAGTCTACCCCAATCCTGATTCAcccaattttgaaaaaaaggtCTCTTGACCAAGGTTGGCCGATTcagagttttaaaaccttttacTATATGATAGGCGTACAGTTTTAAGATGGACTAGTATatcatgaaatttgacatgaatCCAAGTGTCTCTGTCAAAATTTGCTAAGTCAGCCATCTACTTGGTAAACCTAGTTCTTCCAATGTAAAGATCCATCTCTAAGGGTGTTTCACGCATCAAACTTTCCTTGATGattcacaaatttttttccagATGTCAAAATTATGTGGCAATTTGACCGTTGGATGGCAAAGGGTCAGTCTGGATAAGTCACTTGTCAAATTAcatactcaaattcaaccatTCACTACCGTACATTCTTCCATAGTCCTAGATTTTCGTTACTCTAAAATATCAACAAGCAAACTCGAGGCTGAATCTCTAGGAGATCTTTGGGGTCGCACCGACCAAAATATCAtatttttattactattatttttattataattattatttgttgaTTGGTTGGGACCTATCCATCATTTGATTGGGTTGTTTCCaaccaaacagaaaaaaaaaaaaaaaaaaaaaaaatgactggGTTGCTATCAAAATATCATAATTTATTCTAAATCACCACATTTAAGGGCATTTTTTGACTGTTCCAACCACTACAAACATTTTGACCAAATAATCAATTCCTTGGATTACCATATTTTAAGGGCAGTTTCTGACGATTCCAACAACTAAAAGCGTTCCCAATTGAccaaataatttatatttttgatcacagaaacaacattttttttaatcaaagacAGAATCCGATCTCAATCCCTCCAAATCAGGCTTCAAGACAATTAAAGGGCGTATCAGTAATTTAGAAGGACATTTAATTGTCAATAACTAGACTTTCAAAAATATACGAATCTCCAATTTACCAAATTGCCCCTGACACGATGGCTTTGTTGATCCAAAACGCGCGCGTAGATACCCACTACGGTTGAGAAGTCGAGATTCCCAATTCACAAAGTTCCCATTGGGTCCCACGCCGTACGGATATAAAACCTTTCTGTCTGGGTTAGGTTATGTCATTTCTAAGTATACACAGGGCTTTTCGGTAAAATTAAGAGTGAGATTGGCGGACAAAAAAGCACAGCTGGCACATTTTAACATTTTGCCACATCGTCGCCGGCCGGAAAACAATCGCCACAAGAAAACAAGATCCCAAAAATTTCGAACAGGAACAAAaacttgatttgattttaaagaTTAATAAGAAAGAAGCCAAATCTGAAACGCGAAAACCAGATTTCATTCTAAAAAACTGGAAATCAtgtgaagaaaagagaacaaaaaaaagttGGTATACGAGTAACCGACCTTGGAAGATCTGACGCTCAAGCTACTCGCTCTTGAAAGCCTTAGACCGGAAGAAGATGAAgtcggcgccgaagctcggatATCCTTCTCGGAAATGTCGGAAGAACGAGCAGCTTCAAGCGACAAAGAAGAAGACTGAGGAGAGAACTTCAGAGACAGAGATTTCTTCAGCTTGTTCCATGTGTTCGACATAGCTAAAACacctagaaaaggaaaaaaaaaaaatgaagtttgtGTCGGATTAGGGTTTCGAGAGATTTGCAGAGAGGGTGATGGTGTTAGGGTTTGATTCGCACATGGCGATATGgattaaaatggatttgaagAGATAACTGGGAGAGGAATGGAGTgggggaggaaggaaggaagccAAAGCGTAAAAcgaaaaaagaaaggatttgCCTTtcggtttctctctctctctcttaatttctctcttcatttattaattgattattaatttaatttttattttccaacgTGGGCTTGAAATAGTATCGAAAAAAAGTGCGACAAAAGAGAACTTTCTAAACTCTAAAGAGAGTAAATCCAAACGGGTGGGCGGTTGAGgatggataaaaatcgtctgtttttccccATCCCTGTTTTGCTGTGTTTTGCTAGCTGCAGAATACGACACGTGTCCTTCTTTAAATCTGCGGTTGAGATTGTTTTGATTGGTCTGTTGTTACTAAATCCGGTTTAGATCAATGGATGACTCGAACCGTATGGAGTGGAACCGATTCTGACAAACAACTCATGACCAAGTTTGAATTCAAAATCCCTAAAAACAGAGATTTCTCGATCAAGAGGAAGGAGATCGTTGTTGCAGTCCGGCGATCTCGATACCAAGATTATGGGTTGTGGGTTACTCGCACGATGGATCTCCGTACTCTCGCTGCCCAATCGCTGGACATGAAGGAGCTTAAGAGCTTAAGAGCGCTGGATTTATCAGAAAGAAATCAGAGTAGCAGAAGAAAGATGAATTTATTGGTTTCCAGTTTCCTCCGCAAAAGCAAAACCATTTCTCCTCTTCAGTCTCAAGGgtcaagactctctctctctctctctcctatttttccgTGGTGTTCTCTTTTGCGTTTCTGCAGTTAGAAGAagacagagggtgaagaagaagaagaagaaagtgaagaagaagagaggaggaaacgggttgggttggaatcTCGGTCTGGTCGTGGTGCCGACGGCTAGGAGCGGTAGATCCGCTGCCCAGAAATcccatgcttttttctttttttttttaaatgcagcccaaaaaaaaaaaaaaaaaggagatggaGCTCTCTCTCACGTTGAGTAGAGAAGAAAAGACAAAAAGGGTCCCCACGaaagaataataattagaaaacaaaagaaaaaagaaggaaaataaaaaagaagagaagaagaaagaaaggaaaataaaagaaagaggagggcAAAATTggaaaatgaggaaaagaagaaaacgcAGCACGgggttctctttcttctctctctcggtGCTCTCACTCTCCTGCCctctgcttctctctctttcagCGTTTGAAGAAAGGGGGGGACCAGTAAGTGGTGGCTGACGtggccatggaatcgagagccgAAAAACGGTTACACTTGCTCTTTCTCGCTCGCTGTTTCAGTGGAAGGAGCTATGAAGTCGAGAATAGTTTTCTTAATGGGAGTTCCGGAATAGGTTTAGAAAGGGGGTTCGGGTATTTTTTGCAGCGGTTCAATGGGGATGCAATGGAAGGTGTATGGGATCATAGTTACGGTTTTGTTTTTACTGTTGCTGTTCTTTGTTGTTGGATCACTTCTCTTTTGGTTGTATCAGCGATCGAAGGCACCGATGTCAGGTTTTGATTGTACGGCTGAAGAAATGAATAATGAGAGGAGATGACAGGATACAGCAACCGCAGCAGCAGCCGCAGCAACATTCGCCGCAGCAGCCGCAGCAGCATCGGCACCAGCATCGACAGCAACACCCTTATTCATCGTGGGAGGGACCCCCTGTGTATCCTGTCGTCTCCTCTCAGTATCCTGTCGTCTCCTATCATTATCCTGTTGTCTCATCTCAGTATTCTGTCGTCTCCTTTCAGTATTCATTTCTTCAGCCGTACAATCCAAACCTCGAATCGGTGCCTTCGATCTCTGATACAACCAAAAGAGAAGTGATCCAACAACAGAAAACGGTTACACTTGCTCTTTCTCGCTTGCTGTTTCAGTGGAAGGAGCTATGAAGTCGAGGATAGTTTTCTGAATGGGAGTTCCGGAATAAGTTTAGAAAGGGGGTTCGGGTATTTTTTGCAGCGGTTCAATGGGGATGCAATTGAAGGGGTATGGGATCATAGTTAcggttttgtttttattgttgcTGTTCTTTGTTGTTGGATCACTTCTCTTTTGGTTGTATCAGCGATCGAAGGCACCGATTCCAGGTTTTGATTGT is a genomic window of Macadamia integrifolia cultivar HAES 741 chromosome 13, SCU_Mint_v3, whole genome shotgun sequence containing:
- the LOC122058970 gene encoding uncharacterized protein LOC122058970; its protein translation is MRQQDNERRRQDTEKRRQDTQGVPPTMNEGVSVDAGADAAADVPAAAAAVAARSKAPIRGLDCTAEEMNTERRRQNTEMRQQDNDRRRQDTERRRQDTQGVPPTMNKGVAVDAGADAAAAAAANVAAAAAAVAVSCHLLSLFISSAVQSKPDIGAFDR